The Blastomonas fulva genome contains a region encoding:
- a CDS encoding thiamine pyrophosphate-binding protein, protein MSYEDPQPANTKPVTATSELKVKAGGTPVYKRILDLLEAEGIKTLFGIPDPNFVHLCLEAEARGWTVVSPHHEAAAGFMAEAASRITGKPAVCFGTLGPGLANMMPAIQCCKVENSPVIFLGGQRARVTERRVRRGRIQFVRQEPMIEDSVKYSGAIEYADQTDEVIREAIRVAMSGTPGPTYVEYPSHIILEELDVPEVLPPHRYRLTNQGADGDRIAEAAELILKAKNPILLVGHAVHTTKSGDAVRELALKMNCPVIQTSGGTSYIKGIEDRTFQYVFSDASIEAVEASDLVVALATELGEPVHFGKWRHWYAGEANRKWIYVQQDPTAIGVNRPIDVPLVGDVRAVVPQLTRALGEGRAAGEDLARFMHDGQAELDELAAESLTKSDGTGNVAVHTSRFIVEATKAFPKDGIMIRDGGASVIFGWTYNQCKPNDVIWNQNYGHIGTGLPYATGAMLADIAETGKTRPGMLVTSDSSFLFHIAELEVAVRRNLPLVCIVAVDFQWGLEVGVYKRTFGQGTAETGTHWSDKVRFDKIAEGLGACGEYVATADGIAPAIARAYARGGPTVIHVPIDPKANSEEMPKYDKFRTWYAEGTQ, encoded by the coding sequence ATGAGCTATGAAGACCCCCAGCCGGCTAACACCAAGCCCGTCACCGCAACGTCAGAACTGAAGGTCAAGGCAGGCGGAACGCCGGTCTACAAACGGATTCTGGATCTGCTGGAGGCCGAGGGCATCAAGACCCTGTTCGGCATTCCCGACCCCAATTTCGTCCATCTGTGCCTGGAGGCCGAAGCGCGGGGATGGACCGTGGTTTCGCCGCACCATGAGGCCGCAGCCGGCTTCATGGCAGAGGCAGCCTCACGGATCACAGGCAAGCCTGCGGTCTGCTTCGGCACATTGGGCCCGGGCCTCGCCAACATGATGCCCGCCATCCAGTGCTGCAAGGTCGAGAACTCGCCCGTGATCTTTCTGGGCGGCCAGCGCGCCCGCGTGACCGAACGCCGCGTCCGGCGCGGCCGCATCCAGTTCGTCCGGCAGGAGCCGATGATCGAGGACAGCGTCAAATACTCAGGCGCGATCGAATATGCAGACCAGACCGACGAAGTGATCCGCGAAGCGATCCGCGTTGCGATGTCGGGCACGCCGGGACCTACCTATGTTGAATACCCCTCGCACATCATCCTTGAAGAACTCGACGTACCCGAGGTGCTGCCGCCGCACCGCTATCGCCTGACCAACCAGGGCGCGGACGGTGACCGCATCGCGGAAGCCGCCGAGCTGATCCTGAAGGCTAAGAACCCGATCCTCCTGGTCGGGCACGCGGTCCACACCACCAAGTCCGGCGATGCCGTGCGCGAGCTAGCCCTGAAGATGAACTGCCCGGTCATCCAGACATCGGGCGGTACCAGCTATATCAAGGGCATCGAGGACCGCACGTTCCAGTACGTCTTTTCCGATGCATCAATCGAGGCGGTCGAGGCATCGGACCTTGTCGTTGCGCTGGCCACGGAGCTGGGCGAGCCGGTCCATTTCGGCAAATGGCGGCACTGGTATGCAGGCGAGGCCAACCGCAAGTGGATCTATGTCCAGCAGGATCCGACGGCGATCGGCGTCAACCGGCCGATCGACGTGCCGCTGGTCGGCGATGTCCGCGCGGTTGTGCCGCAGCTGACCCGCGCGCTGGGCGAAGGCCGCGCGGCGGGCGAGGATCTCGCCCGCTTCATGCACGATGGCCAGGCGGAGCTCGACGAACTCGCCGCAGAATCGCTGACCAAGAGCGACGGAACCGGCAATGTTGCGGTCCACACATCGCGGTTCATCGTCGAGGCGACCAAGGCCTTCCCAAAGGATGGCATCATGATCCGCGATGGCGGGGCATCCGTGATCTTCGGATGGACCTATAACCAGTGCAAACCCAATGATGTCATCTGGAACCAGAATTACGGCCATATTGGCACCGGATTGCCCTATGCGACCGGCGCCATGCTGGCGGACATTGCCGAGACCGGCAAGACCCGCCCCGGTATGCTGGTGACATCCGACAGCTCCTTCCTGTTCCACATCGCAGAGCTGGAGGTTGCGGTTCGCCGTAACCTGCCATTGGTCTGCATTGTGGCGGTCGACTTCCAGTGGGGGCTGGAAGTCGGCGTCTACAAGCGCACCTTCGGTCAGGGCACGGCCGAGACCGGCACCCATTGGAGCGACAAGGTGCGGTTTGACAAGATTGCCGAAGGTCTGGGCGCCTGTGGCGAGTACGTCGCGACGGCAGACGGGATCGCCCCTGCCATTGCCCGCGCCTATGCGCGCGGCGGGCCGACTGTCATCCACGTTCCCATCGATCCCAAGGCCAATTCCGAGGAAATGCCCAAATACGACAAGTTCCGC
- a CDS encoding aromatic ring-hydroxylating oxygenase subunit alpha, protein MSKSNITPADLDAERAVTYGTEPFLSADYARAEKQRLWPRVWQMAGREEDIPNVGDYITYDICDDSIIIIRTAPDTIKAFYNVCAHRGRQLIDVPEGSNGVRGHARNFICGFHGWTYDIEGRNTYILDEDDWHGALNPECTSLTPVRVDTWGGFIYVDQREEEAESLQDFLGHAGRILSHFQFEKMRYKWRQWCIYPANWKTSIEAFMEPYHTTATHHQLTAFAEFYAYSKQYGLHSVSGFDQRKSAETTSQGGSVSRAGKGADPRISTYELAHENYTTINYAASTDTLINAARRLQDELPEGSTVGEVMAHWMASAKADDAARGVIWPEIPPEVMAEAGLAWTLFPNQNILQGVTFALAYRARPYGDNPDLCIFEAYALERFPDGEEPATEWVMAEPTEEQWGKVLAQDFANMKWVHKGMKSRGFKGALPNPHQEQKIINAHRNLAEFMGTGGPRIIT, encoded by the coding sequence ATGAGCAAAAGCAACATCACGCCGGCAGATCTGGATGCCGAACGCGCCGTCACGTATGGGACCGAGCCGTTTCTCTCCGCCGACTACGCGCGGGCCGAGAAACAGCGGCTGTGGCCGCGCGTCTGGCAGATGGCGGGTCGCGAAGAAGACATTCCGAACGTCGGCGACTATATCACCTACGACATTTGCGATGACTCGATCATCATCATCCGCACCGCCCCAGACACCATCAAGGCGTTCTATAACGTGTGCGCGCACCGGGGCCGCCAGCTGATCGACGTGCCAGAGGGCAGCAATGGCGTGCGCGGCCATGCCCGCAACTTCATCTGCGGGTTCCACGGCTGGACTTATGACATCGAGGGCCGCAACACCTACATCCTCGACGAGGATGACTGGCATGGTGCCCTCAACCCCGAATGCACCTCGCTCACGCCCGTGCGTGTCGATACCTGGGGTGGGTTCATTTACGTCGACCAGCGCGAGGAAGAGGCCGAGAGCCTTCAGGACTTCCTCGGCCATGCGGGCCGCATCCTGTCGCACTTCCAGTTCGAGAAGATGCGCTACAAATGGCGGCAGTGGTGCATCTATCCGGCCAACTGGAAGACCTCGATCGAGGCGTTCATGGAGCCATACCATACCACCGCAACCCACCACCAGCTGACCGCCTTTGCCGAATTCTACGCCTATTCCAAGCAGTACGGGCTGCACAGCGTATCCGGCTTCGACCAGCGCAAATCGGCTGAAACCACCAGTCAGGGCGGCTCGGTCAGCCGCGCCGGTAAAGGCGCCGACCCACGCATCTCGACATACGAGCTGGCGCACGAGAACTACACCACGATCAACTATGCCGCGTCCACCGACACGCTGATCAACGCTGCACGAAGATTGCAGGACGAGTTGCCCGAAGGATCCACCGTTGGCGAGGTGATGGCGCACTGGATGGCTTCGGCAAAGGCCGACGACGCCGCGCGTGGGGTCATCTGGCCCGAAATCCCGCCCGAAGTCATGGCAGAAGCTGGCCTCGCCTGGACGCTGTTTCCCAATCAGAACATCCTGCAGGGTGTGACATTCGCGCTGGCCTATCGGGCGCGGCCCTATGGCGACAACCCCGACCTGTGCATTTTCGAGGCTTATGCTCTCGAACGATTTCCCGATGGCGAAGAGCCTGCGACCGAATGGGTCATGGCCGAGCCGACCGAAGAGCAATGGGGCAAGGTCCTCGCCCAGGACTTTGCCAACATGAAATGGGTGCACAAGGGCATGAAGTCGCGCGGTTTCAAAGGCGCGCTACCCAACCCGCACCAGGAACAGAAGATTATCAACGCCCACCGCAACCTTGCCGAGTTCATGGGAACCGGCGGTCCGAGGATTATCACATGA
- a CDS encoding flavin-containing monooxygenase yields MTCQPTTTPPADGIDFGALREKYRVERERRLRSEGQAQYVRPTGAFVPDYSVDPYKPVEPRAPIDEDIETIVLGAGWGGIMAGHHLTKQGVTDFRNIDTAGDFGGVWYWNQYPGVQCDNDAYCYLPFLEEMGFMPSRKFTDGHEIQAYARQVAERSGFAERALFHTQVTCLTWDDTIQRWRITTNRGDTIRARFVIVASGVLNMPKLPNVPGIEQFKGKIFHTSRWDYGYTGGRYGNPQLDRLGDKRVAIVGTGATAIQTVPPLARHAKHLYVIQRTPSTVDKRPNPPTDVQWASSLQPGWQKERIANFHRGAQEVFRPGEADLICDIWTEINRNLQAEVAALGRELTMDEFLAKREEMDFRVMERLRARCDELVDDPETAEALKPYYYHMCKRPLSSDEYYPAFNRPNVTLVDVSETQGLEAMTADGFMAGGVEHAVDCMIFASGFEVTSDLERRWSIPVFEGRDGLSIYDHWRNGPSTLHGTMTHGFPNMGFIGYIQGGINSSVTEHFGSQCAHIAWIVGEATRRGARVVEPTSEAQEAYVRAYTEIRIDVSAMQARCPPGYFNNEGETMPKWALFPGWGHGWDHFEAMLAQWRETGAMEGMALTA; encoded by the coding sequence ATGACCTGCCAGCCAACCACCACCCCGCCAGCCGATGGAATCGATTTCGGCGCCTTGCGCGAGAAGTATCGCGTAGAGCGCGAGCGGCGGCTGCGCAGCGAGGGGCAGGCACAATATGTCCGGCCGACAGGCGCATTCGTGCCCGACTATTCGGTCGACCCCTACAAGCCGGTCGAACCGCGCGCACCCATCGACGAGGACATCGAGACGATCGTTCTGGGCGCCGGCTGGGGTGGCATCATGGCGGGCCATCATCTCACTAAACAGGGTGTTACGGACTTCCGGAACATCGATACCGCAGGCGACTTTGGCGGCGTGTGGTACTGGAACCAGTATCCCGGCGTGCAGTGCGACAACGATGCCTATTGCTACCTGCCGTTCCTCGAAGAAATGGGGTTCATGCCTTCGCGGAAGTTCACCGATGGCCACGAGATCCAGGCCTATGCCCGTCAGGTCGCCGAACGGTCGGGCTTTGCCGAACGGGCGCTTTTCCACACCCAGGTCACCTGCCTGACCTGGGACGATACTATCCAGCGCTGGCGTATCACCACCAATCGCGGCGACACCATCCGCGCGCGCTTCGTGATCGTCGCATCGGGCGTGCTCAACATGCCCAAGCTGCCCAATGTTCCTGGCATCGAGCAGTTCAAGGGCAAGATATTCCACACGTCGCGCTGGGACTATGGCTACACCGGCGGCAGATACGGCAACCCGCAGCTGGACAGGCTTGGAGACAAGCGGGTCGCCATCGTCGGGACCGGGGCCACGGCAATCCAAACGGTTCCGCCACTGGCACGCCACGCCAAGCATCTCTACGTCATCCAGCGCACACCCTCGACCGTCGACAAGCGCCCCAACCCGCCCACCGATGTGCAATGGGCCAGCTCGCTCCAGCCCGGCTGGCAGAAGGAAAGGATCGCCAATTTCCACCGCGGTGCGCAGGAGGTTTTCCGCCCCGGCGAGGCCGACCTGATCTGCGATATCTGGACCGAAATAAACCGCAACCTCCAAGCGGAGGTCGCAGCTTTGGGCCGCGAGCTGACGATGGACGAATTCCTCGCCAAGCGCGAGGAGATGGATTTCCGTGTCATGGAGCGGCTGCGCGCGCGCTGCGACGAACTGGTCGATGACCCCGAAACGGCCGAGGCGTTGAAGCCTTACTACTACCACATGTGCAAGCGTCCGCTCTCCAGCGACGAATACTATCCCGCGTTCAACCGCCCCAACGTCACGCTTGTCGACGTGTCTGAGACGCAGGGGCTAGAGGCGATGACCGCGGATGGCTTCATGGCTGGCGGGGTCGAGCACGCGGTCGACTGCATGATCTTTGCCAGCGGCTTTGAGGTGACGTCCGATCTCGAACGGCGCTGGAGCATCCCGGTTTTCGAGGGCCGCGACGGGCTGTCCATCTATGACCACTGGCGCAACGGCCCTTCGACCCTGCACGGAACGATGACCCACGGTTTCCCGAACATGGGCTTTATCGGCTACATCCAAGGCGGCATCAATTCATCTGTCACCGAGCATTTCGGCAGCCAGTGCGCCCATATTGCCTGGATCGTCGGCGAGGCAACACGACGCGGGGCGCGGGTGGTTGAGCCGACCAGCGAGGCACAAGAGGCCTATGTCAGGGCCTACACTGAAATCCGGATCGACGTTTCGGCGATGCAGGCGCGCTGCCCGCCTGGCTATTTCAACAACGAAGGCGAAACAATGCCCAAATGGGCGCTCTTCCCCGGCTGGGGCCATGGCTGGGATCATTTCGAGGCGATGCTGGCGCAATGGCGCGAGACTGGCGCGATGGAAGGGATGGCGTTGACGGCATGA
- a CDS encoding SDR family NAD(P)-dependent oxidoreductase, with protein MTGKAALVTGAGGGLGQATAVALARAGADVCIVDIKADGLAQTAALVETSGRQAVVHIADLGVAENCAACVTAAVDRLGRLDALCNVAGILRLANSHDMPLADWNLVLAVNLTAPFLLSQAAIPHLLKTNGAIVNVASLAAHIGEAYAAAYCASKAGLVQMTKSMAMEFLKQPIRINAISPGGMATPIGASFVPPAEADAELLARFRPIRGLVEVADMAEMIAYLASDAARGFHGAIIQMDNGITAG; from the coding sequence ATGACAGGAAAGGCGGCGCTGGTAACGGGTGCGGGCGGCGGTCTGGGGCAAGCCACAGCTGTTGCGCTTGCGAGGGCTGGCGCCGATGTGTGCATCGTCGATATCAAGGCCGATGGGCTTGCACAGACTGCCGCACTCGTCGAGACATCGGGTCGGCAAGCCGTCGTGCATATTGCCGATCTTGGCGTCGCGGAAAATTGCGCTGCCTGCGTGACAGCAGCGGTGGACCGGTTGGGTAGACTGGATGCGCTGTGCAATGTCGCCGGGATACTCAGGCTGGCAAACAGCCATGATATGCCGCTGGCGGACTGGAACCTGGTACTGGCCGTCAATCTGACCGCGCCGTTCCTGCTCAGCCAGGCTGCCATTCCGCACCTGCTGAAAACCAACGGCGCAATCGTCAACGTGGCGTCGCTCGCGGCGCATATCGGCGAGGCCTATGCTGCGGCGTATTGCGCGTCAAAGGCAGGGCTGGTGCAGATGACGAAGTCGATGGCAATGGAATTCTTGAAGCAGCCGATCCGCATCAACGCGATTTCTCCTGGCGGAATGGCCACCCCAATCGGCGCGAGTTTCGTGCCGCCCGCCGAAGCCGATGCGGAATTGCTCGCGCGTTTCCGCCCGATCAGGGGACTGGTCGAGGTCGCGGATATGGCCGAAATGATCGCATATCTCGCATCCGATGCGGCGCGCGGGTTCCACGGGGCGATCATCCAGATGGACAATGGGATAACGGCAGGATGA
- a CDS encoding MFS transporter codes for MAASAGFGFSAMVSVTTGLFMEPLGNEFGWGRALQASGASITAVLTFAMSPFFGMLIDRWGTRWMALVGIVFASLVICSFSLANGSPVQWMMLWAVYAFAGVMIKSTVWTAAISSVFKEGRGMALGLTLSGTAVAQIIFPPLTDWLINTYGWRGAWIGLGLGGGAFTFVICLFFFIDGYAIARSKQAMTGEKAKGPLLDVPGLSIAQAWRDTALWRIGLSTFIMMVVTIALNVHQFEILRATGITRTAAAYYSSIAGFAGIAGKLITGALLDRYHVRWVGGLTLGMTTVAFALLLLPNLSPPIIVAAMVVNGYSAGTKLQVASYLTSAYGGLRNFGAMFGVMASLIAAGSGLGPVAAGLIFDSYGSYDPFLVIGIVASIVSSGLIISLGAYPVWGSSTDISEKST; via the coding sequence ATGGCGGCCTCCGCCGGTTTCGGGTTCAGCGCCATGGTATCCGTGACCACCGGCCTGTTCATGGAGCCGCTGGGCAATGAATTTGGCTGGGGACGGGCGCTTCAGGCATCGGGGGCATCCATCACGGCGGTGCTGACCTTTGCGATGTCGCCGTTTTTCGGAATGCTCATTGACCGCTGGGGAACACGCTGGATGGCACTGGTCGGCATCGTCTTTGCCAGTCTTGTGATCTGCAGCTTCAGTCTGGCAAACGGATCTCCCGTTCAGTGGATGATGTTGTGGGCGGTCTATGCCTTTGCTGGGGTGATGATAAAATCCACCGTATGGACAGCCGCGATTTCCAGCGTCTTCAAGGAAGGCCGGGGGATGGCGCTCGGCCTCACGTTATCGGGTACGGCGGTTGCGCAGATCATATTCCCGCCGCTGACCGACTGGCTGATCAACACCTACGGCTGGCGCGGCGCGTGGATCGGGCTGGGGCTGGGTGGGGGCGCATTCACGTTCGTGATCTGCCTGTTCTTCTTCATTGATGGCTATGCCATCGCCAGATCGAAGCAAGCAATGACGGGAGAAAAGGCAAAGGGACCGCTGCTCGATGTGCCGGGCCTTTCGATTGCGCAGGCATGGCGTGATACTGCACTGTGGCGCATCGGCCTTTCGACATTCATCATGATGGTCGTAACGATCGCGCTCAACGTCCACCAGTTCGAGATTTTGCGGGCAACCGGCATAACCCGCACCGCTGCCGCTTATTACTCCAGCATCGCAGGCTTTGCCGGTATTGCGGGCAAGCTGATTACCGGCGCATTGCTGGATCGCTATCACGTGCGCTGGGTCGGCGGCCTCACTTTGGGCATGACGACGGTGGCATTCGCCCTGCTGCTGCTGCCGAACCTTTCCCCTCCAATCATCGTCGCAGCAATGGTGGTGAACGGCTATTCGGCCGGAACCAAGCTTCAGGTCGCAAGCTATCTCACCTCAGCTTATGGGGGCTTGCGCAACTTCGGCGCGATGTTCGGTGTGATGGCCAGCCTGATCGCGGCGGGTTCCGGGCTCGGGCCTGTCGCTGCAGGTCTGATATTCGACAGCTATGGCTCTTATGACCCGTTTCTGGTGATCGGCATTGTCGCGTCAATCGTGAGCAGCGGGCTCATCATATCGCTCGGCGCATATCCGGTTTGGGGAAGTAGCACAGACATAAGCGAGAAAAGCACATGA
- a CDS encoding NADH:flavin oxidoreductase yields MTHCNTDVLFEPVCLGQLTLRNRIVMAPMTRGFATGGMPGTAHVDYYERRARGGVGLILTEGTVVDRPAARNEPGIPFFHGAALEKWRPVAEAVHRAGGAIGPQLWHASSVESKTSDWAPESPVESPSGLSAPGFPRGVAMTQEAIADTVAAFAKGAADAKRLGFDVIELHGAHGYLIDQFFWSGTNLRDDAYGGATLKQRSRFAAEMIAAVRVAVGPDFPIILRVSQWKQQDYSARLAETPAQMADWLLPLVEAGVDVLHCSQRRFWTPEFPEIDGPEGLNFAGWAKKLTGAVTISVGSVGLSGDFINVFSGERSEPASLDRLVARMERGEFDLFAVGRALIVDPDWASKVQHGRVDELCPFDVQALASFV; encoded by the coding sequence ATGACACATTGCAACACCGATGTCCTGTTCGAACCGGTGTGCTTGGGTCAGCTGACCCTGCGCAACCGTATTGTCATGGCACCGATGACCCGAGGCTTCGCGACAGGCGGCATGCCAGGCACCGCGCATGTTGATTATTACGAGCGCCGGGCCAGGGGTGGCGTCGGCCTGATCCTGACCGAAGGAACAGTGGTTGACCGACCGGCTGCCCGCAACGAGCCGGGTATTCCCTTCTTTCACGGCGCCGCACTGGAAAAGTGGCGGCCCGTTGCCGAGGCAGTTCATCGAGCAGGCGGTGCCATCGGCCCGCAGCTCTGGCATGCGTCTTCGGTCGAAAGCAAGACCAGCGATTGGGCACCCGAGAGCCCGGTTGAAAGCCCATCCGGTCTTTCAGCTCCCGGCTTTCCGCGCGGCGTTGCGATGACCCAGGAGGCCATTGCCGACACCGTCGCGGCCTTTGCAAAAGGCGCTGCGGACGCAAAGCGGCTCGGCTTCGACGTCATCGAACTGCATGGCGCGCACGGCTATCTGATTGACCAGTTTTTCTGGAGTGGCACCAATTTGAGAGACGACGCGTATGGCGGTGCGACCCTGAAGCAGCGGTCGCGCTTTGCTGCTGAAATGATTGCCGCTGTCCGCGTGGCGGTCGGGCCGGACTTCCCGATCATATTGCGCGTCAGCCAGTGGAAGCAGCAGGATTACTCCGCGCGTCTGGCCGAAACCCCTGCGCAGATGGCCGACTGGCTGTTGCCGCTTGTCGAAGCGGGTGTCGATGTTCTGCACTGTTCGCAGCGACGGTTCTGGACCCCGGAATTTCCCGAAATAGATGGCCCGGAAGGACTCAACTTTGCCGGTTGGGCCAAAAAGCTGACCGGCGCTGTCACCATAAGTGTCGGCTCGGTCGGCCTGTCGGGCGATTTCATCAATGTCTTTTCCGGTGAGCGTTCCGAGCCGGCCAGCCTTGATCGGCTGGTCGCGCGGATGGAGCGTGGAGAATTCGACCTTTTTGCGGTCGGACGAGCGCTGATTGTTGATCCTGACTGGGCAAGCAAGGTGCAGCACGGCCGTGTGGATGAGCTTTGCCCGTTTGATGTCCAAGCGCTTGCCAGCTTTGTATGA
- a CDS encoding DUF1330 domain-containing protein, producing the protein MPAYVVFIRDQPPHDPEQMSVYQAMNRQSVPSSLPFGIKPLAVYGATEALEGKAPDGTVILQFPSMAKARAWYNSAEYQAALPYRLNASDYRAFIIDGLGS; encoded by the coding sequence ATGCCTGCCTATGTTGTGTTCATCCGGGATCAGCCGCCGCACGATCCTGAGCAAATGTCGGTTTATCAGGCGATGAACCGGCAAAGCGTGCCTTCCTCTTTGCCTTTTGGTATCAAGCCGCTCGCTGTTTATGGCGCGACGGAGGCTTTGGAAGGGAAGGCACCGGATGGGACGGTGATCCTGCAATTTCCGAGCATGGCGAAAGCCAGGGCCTGGTATAACAGTGCAGAGTATCAGGCCGCATTACCTTACCGCCTGAATGCCAGCGATTATCGCGCCTTCATTATCGACGGCTTGGGAAGCTGA
- a CDS encoding nuclear transport factor 2 family protein, which produces MKMTIEDIIAREEIRACIARVARGEDRRDALMIESSFCANARLDFGVFAGAFADYLSWVIPGSQAISNTQHQLGQSHIELCGDTALVETQVTSYHRIDYGAGEEHDVVIGGRYLDRLTLREGSWRIASRTMLYDWHQDWGKSVDWSQGLLGMQFSAPHFSGRAKGDWSMDFFNAD; this is translated from the coding sequence ATGAAAATGACGATCGAAGACATTATTGCCCGCGAGGAAATCCGGGCCTGCATTGCTCGTGTAGCCCGCGGCGAAGACAGGAGAGACGCCCTCATGATCGAGTCGTCCTTCTGTGCGAATGCGCGCCTAGATTTTGGCGTCTTTGCTGGTGCGTTCGCAGACTATCTGTCTTGGGTTATCCCAGGATCGCAGGCCATCAGCAATACCCAGCACCAGTTGGGCCAGAGCCATATCGAACTTTGCGGCGATACCGCGTTGGTTGAGACGCAGGTTACTTCCTACCACCGCATCGACTACGGCGCTGGTGAAGAACATGATGTAGTCATTGGCGGGCGCTATCTTGACCGGCTGACACTAAGGGAAGGTTCCTGGCGGATCGCAAGCCGGACGATGCTATACGACTGGCATCAAGACTGGGGTAAGTCCGTCGACTGGTCGCAAGGGCTCCTGGGTATGCAATTTAGCGCCCCGCATTTTTCCGGCCGCGCAAAGGGCGACTGGAGCATGGATTTTTTCAATGCAGATTGA